GACCTGGCCGAAGGCGTCGCGGGTGGCCAGCACGGCGAGGACCACGACCAGCGCCGCGGTGACCGCGACCGGGTCGCTGAGGAAGCGGGCCACGAACGAGGTGTCGTCGGGGACCTCGTCCTCCTCGGCGACCGCACGACGCGCGCCCGCCGCACCGGAGGCGGCGTACGCCGCGGGGTCACGGGCAGCGGCCGCCGCGCGGCGCCGCTCGGCGACGTCGGAGGCCTGGTCGGTGATCGCGGAGGCCACGTCGCCCACGGCGTCGAGACCGTGCCGGTAGGGCAGCCACGGGGGTGCGAGCAGCCGGCGGACCTCCTGCGGCGGGGCCTGCGTGTGCTGCGCGCGCTCACGACGGGCCCGGCGCAGCTCACCGGTGGACCCCGCCAGCGAGAACAGCGCGGCCAGCTCGTCGAGGGCCTCGCTGACCGAGCGGACCAGCAGGAAGCCGAGGACGCGCAGGAACGTGCCGAGCACCAGTCGCACGACCTGGAGGGGCAGGCTCCGGGGGCGCGCATTGGCGATCAGGGTGAACAGCGCGGCGCGGCGCTGCTGGAAGTGCACGTGGCGACCGGTCAGCGCGGTGCGGCGCAGGCCCCGGGTCGCGGCCTCGGCGTGGAAGACCACTGCCGACGGCACCACCAGCGTGGTGTGGCCGGCGGCGGCGGCGCGCCAGCCGAGGTCGAGGTCGTTGCCGAAGACCGGCAGGTGGTCGTCGAGGCCGCCGAGCGCCTCGAGCACGCGGCGCCGCACCAGCATGCCGGCGGTGTTGACCGCGAGCACGCGGCGTACGTCGTCGTGCTGGCCCTGGTCGTACTCGCCGCGCTCGAGACCGGTCTCGCGGCGACCGGTGCCGGAGATGGTGACGCCGACCTCCAGGAGCCGCCGCAGCGAGGGCCACTCGCGCAGCTTGGGACCCAGGACGTCGGCCTCCGGGTGCTCCTCGGCCGCGGCGAGCAGCGCCTCGAGCGCGCCGGCGTCGGGGGTGGAGTCGTCGTGCAGCAACCAGATCCACTCGGGCGCATCGGGGCCCGCGAGCTCGGCGAGCCCTCGGCGCACGGCCTCGGGGTACCCGGTGGTCGGCGGCGCCGGCACCACGGGGCCGAACGCCTCCTCGAGGAGCTCCACGCTCCCGTCGCGGCTGCCGGTGTCGACGCAGACCACCCGGTCGGGCGCCCGGGTCTGGGCGCGCAACCCCTCGATCACGACGGGCAGCCAGCGCGCACCGTCGTGACTGACCACGAGGGCGACCACGGCCCCCCGACCCGACTCGGACACGATCGGCAACAGTATCGGGACCCGGCCCGCAGCCTCGAACCCGCCTTGCGGAAACGAAGGGACCCCGGTCGCGGACGACCGGGGTTCCCCCTCACCAGGGTGCGCGGGGCACCCTCAGACTGCGCGCTTCTTGAGCTTGCGGCGCTCCCTCTCGGAGAGACCGCCCCAGATGCCGAAGCGCTCGTCGTTCATCAGCGCGGACTCGAGGCACTCGTCGCGCACCTCGCAGGTCAGGCAGACCCTCTTGGCCTCCCTGGTCGAACCACCCTTCTCAGGGAAGAACGCCTCGGGGTCGGTCTGTGCGCACAGGGCGCGATCCTGCCAGCCCGCCTCGGTGGCGTCCGATTCGAGGAGAAACAGCTCTCTCACGGCGTACGCCCTTTCGACCCAGTGGAAATCCCGAAGAACACTGTGGGAATTACATGCCTGTCGTACACCGGAAGTCAAGCGAAAGTCTGGTATTGCCGCCCGGTCCCCGCCCTGGTACCCGGGCCCGGCCGGCTCCCCTCGGACCCCTGGCCCGGCCCGGCCGGCCCGCCTCGGGGACGACTGCGGCACAGTACTCCCCATGCGCGCCCTCACCGTCCTGTCCGGGGGGATCGGCGGTGCCCGGTTCCTGCAAGGTCTCCTGCACGCCCTCGACACCGGCCGACTGCCCGGCGTCGAGCCGGACGCCGTCATCACCGTCGTCACCAACACCGCCGACGACCTGTGGGTCCACGGGCTGAAGGTCTGCCCCGACCTCGACACGGTGATGTACACCCTCGGCGACGGGATCGACCCCGGCCGCGGCTGGGGCCGGCGCGACGAGACCTGGAGCGTGCGCGAGGAGCTCGCGGCGTACGGCGTGGAGCCGACCTGGTTCGGCCTCGGCGACCGAGACGTCGCCACCCACCTGGTGCGCACCCAGATGCTCGAGGCCGGCTACCCGCTCTCCGAGGTGACCACCGCCCTGTGCCGGCGCTGGCTCACCCCGACGTACGGCGAGCGGGTGCGGCTGCTGCCGATGACCGACGACCGTGTCGAGACCCACGTGGCCGTGGCCGACCCCGACGCCCCGAGCGGCAAGCGGGTCGTGCACTTCCAGGAGTACTGGATCCGGCTCGCAGCGGCGGTGCCGGCCGAGACGGTCGTGAGCGTCGGCCTCGACGAGGCCGCTCCGGCCCCGGGGGTGCTCGAGGCCATCAGCGGTGCCGACCTGGTGATCGTGCCGCCGTCGAACCCGGTCGTGTCGGTCGGCACCATCCTGGGCGTGCCCGGGGTGCGTGACGCCCTCGCCGCGACGGCGGCCCCCGTCGTCGGGCTCTCCCCCATCGTCGGCGGCCAGCACGTGCGCGGCATGGCCCAGCAGCTGCTCACCTCGATCGGCGTGGAGGTCAGCGCCGCCGGCGTCGGCCTGCACTACGGCGCCCGCTCGCGCGGCGGGGTCCTCGACGGCTGGCTCGTCGACAGCGTGGACGCCGACGCGGTGCCGGCGCTGGAGGCCGCGGGTCTGCGCGCGGCGGCCGCGCCGCTGATGATGACCTCGGCCGACGCCACCGCGGCGATGGCCGCCGCTGCGCTCGACCTGGTGACCGGGTGACGCTCACCGTCCACGCACCCGACGGCGTCCCGGAGGTCGTCGAGGGGACCGACCTCGCGGCCGTGCTGGTGGGCCTGGTCGACCTGGTCGACGGCGACGTCGTCGTGGTGACCAGCAAGGTCGTCAGCAAGTCCGAGGGCCGCGTCCGCGCCGGTGACCGCGACGGCGCGCTGGCCGCCGAGACCGCGCGAGTGGTGGCCCGCCGCGGCCCCACGACGATCGTGCGCACGCACCACGGCCTGACGATGGCGGCCGCAGGCATCGACGCCTCGAACGTCGCGCTGGGCTCGATCGTGCTGCTCCCGCTCGACCCCGACGCCTCCGCCCGCCGGCTGCGCGAGCGGCTGCACGCGCTGACCGGCCGGGTGGTCGGGGTGGTCGTCACCGACACCGCGGGACGCGCCTGGCGCGAGGGTCAGACCGACATCGCGATCGGCGCCGCCGGGCTCACGGTGGCCGAGAGCTTCGCGGGCCGCGTCGACGCCCACGGCAACGAGCTGGCGGTCACCGCCCCAGCGGTCGCCGACGAGATAGCGGGGGCCGCCGAGCTCGCCCAGGGCAAGCTCGGCGGGCGTCCGTTCGCCGTCCTGCGCGGTCGCGCCGACCTGGTCCTGCCCGCCGACGAACCGGGCCCCGGAGCGACGGCGCTCGTGCGGGCCGAGGGCGGCGACCTCTTCGGGTACGGCGCCCGCGAGGCCGTCGTGCGCGCCCTGCGCGGCGCGGCGCGCGACCAGGCCCCGTTCGGGGCCCCGGTCCCGCCCGAGGAGCTGCTCGCGGCGGTGGCCGCCGCGACCTGCGACCGGGCCACCGGCTCCGTCGAGGAGGGTGTGCTGGTCGTCCGCGCGGCTCCCGACGACGCCGCGCGGGTGAGGCCGCTGCTGGACCCGCTGGCCTTCGCGCACGGTTGGGTCTGCACCCCTGTCGAGCCGGGATCCGCGGTCGTTGCCCGGATGCGACCGTCCACTCCGTAGACTCCCGCAAGCCCCTCCGAGACCATCCCCGAGACACCGAGGACAGCCGAACCGTGGCCAAGCCCGCCAAGTCCGACCGTCAGGCCAAGATCGACGCGATCCGCAAGCAGCAGAAGGGCGCCGACAAGCGCCGCGGCTACACGATCGTCGCCGTGAGCGGCGTGATCGCCGCCGCGCTGATCGCCGTCCCCGTCTACGGGATCGTGAGCGACCGGATGGCCACCAGCAAGTACAGCTCCCTGGACCTCTCGGAGATCGGGGCCGCGGCGGACGTGTGCGGCGAGATCACCACCGAGCCGGCCGCCGACAGCGGCAACCACGTGCCGCAGGAGCAGCAGGTCACCTACGACACCGCTCCCCCGGCCTTCGGACCGCACTGGAACGTCGCAGGTGTCGCCCCGGTGTCGGGTGCCCGCGAGTTCTACACCGCTGACGACCGGCCCGAGCTCGAGGCTCTCGTCCACAACCTCGAGCACGGCTTCACCGTGCTCTGGTACGACGAGACGATCGCCGAGGACGACGACGCCGTGGCCGAGCTGCGCGGCATCGCCGGGAAGTTCTCCGACGACTCCAACCGACGCCTGGCCTTCATCGCCGCGCCGTGGACCTCCGACGACGGCGAGGCCTTCCCGGAGGGCCAGCACGTCGCGATGACGCACTGGTCCGCGGGCGGCGCCGGCGAGACCGACACCGCGAAGCAGGTCGGCGCCTTCCAGTACTGCTCCGAGGCCAGCGGGGCGGCCCTGCAGGACTTCATGGACCAGTACCCGCAGCAGGACAGCCCCGAGCCCAACACGCTGCTCTGACCCTCAGGTCAGGTCGCCACGACCGGACTCCTTCAGGGCCGCGACCACGGCCTTGACGTCCTGGGCTCGCGCCCGGGTGGTGACCAGCAGCGCGTCGGGGGTGTCCACCACCACGACGTCGTCGAGGCCGACGACCGCGATGGTGCGTCCCCCGGCCACCACCAGACCGCTGGCGTCGACCACGCGCACGTCGGCGTCGCCGAGCACCGTGACGGACTCCCCCTCGCGGGCCAGGAGACCGGCCAGGGAGTCGAAGTCGCCGACGTCCTCCCAGTCGAACGAGGCCGGGACCACGGCCACCCGACCTGCGGTCGCCGCGGGCTCGGCGACGGCGTGGTCGACCGCGATCCGCGGCAGCTGCGGCCAGACCTCGTCGAGGCGGGACCCGTCGGCGGCCAGCTCGCGCAGGGCCGCGGCGAACGCGGGGTCGGTCTCGGCCAGCAGGTCGAGCAGGACCCCGGGGCGGGCCACGAACATGCCGGCGTTCCAGCGGTAACCGCCCGCGGCCAGGTAGCCCTCGGCGACCTCCACCGAAGGCTTCTCGACGAACTCCGCGACCCGCCAGGCGCCGGCGTGGTCCTCGAGCCGGTCCCCCGAGCGGATGTAGCCGAAGGCCGACGAGGCGAAGGTCGGCTCCACCCCGAGCGTCACCAGCCAACCGTCCCGGGCGACCTCGACCGCGGTGCGCACGGCGGCGGTGAAGCCCTCGTCGTCGAGGATCACGTGGTCGGCGGCGAACGAGCCCATCACCGCGTCCGGGTCGGCGCGCTCGACCAGCGCGGCGGCCAGTCCGATCGCGGCCATCGAGTCGCGGGCCGAGGGCTCGGCGAGGATCGCCTCGGGCGGCAGCTGGTCCAGCTGGCGCGCGACCGCCTCCTGGTGGGCGGCCCCGGTGACGACCACCATCCGCCCGGGTGCGAGCGGCGCCAACCGGTCGTAGGTCTCCTGGATCAGGGTGCGCCCGCTGCCGCGCAGGTCGTGCAGGAACTTGGGCGCCGAGGCCCGGCTCAGCGGCCACAGGCGGGTGCCGGCACCGCCGGCGGGCACGACGGCCCAGAAGGAGTCGATGGGCGCGGGGCTCGTCATGGTCGACACCCTAGGGACCCGCCCGGGCCCCGTGCACCCGAGGTCCTAGGGTCGGGGCGTGACGACCTTCGCCGACCTGCTGCGCCGTGAGCTCTCCCGTGACCCGGGCCGCCCCCTGGTGACCTTCTACGACCACGAGAGCGGGGAGCGCACCGAGCTGTCGGTGACGACGTACGCGAACTGGGTGGCCAAGGCCGCCTCGCTGCTGGTCGAGGAGCACGACCTGGAGCGCGGGGACACCTTGTGCCTCGACCTGCCGGCGCACTGGCTCGGTCCGGTCGTGCTCGGGGCCGCCTGGAGCGTCGGCCTGGTGGTCGTGGGACCCGACGGCGCCTCGGGTGCCGACGTCGTCGTCTGCGGCCCGGCCACGGTCGAGGCGCACGCGGGGCGGGCCGAGGAGATCCCGGTGCTGGCCTGCTCGCTGCTGCCGATGGGGGTGCGCTTCCGCGACCCGCTGCCCGGGGGCGTCCACGACGTCGGGGTCGAGATCTGGGGCCAGCCCGACGCGTTCACCGCGTGGGACCCGCCGACGGCCGAGGACGTGGCCCTGCGAGCCCCGGGCGGCCCGCGCACCCACGCCGCGCTGTGGAGCGCGGCCGCCGCCGGGACTCTCGTCTCCGACGGCGGCCGCCTCCTGTCGGCGGCGAACCCGGCTTCCCCACCGGATGTCGCCACCTTCGCGGAGCCGCTCGCACGCGGCGGCTCGCTGGTGCTGGTCGCCCACCCCGACCGGACGCTGCTCGAGTCGACCGCGGTCGACGAGCGCGTCACGGACAGGGATCAGTCGACCAGGTCGTAGACCTCCGCCCCCTCGGCGAGGAAGCGGGGTGCCTTGAAGCCGTTGCCCTTGCCCCCCAGCAGCCACAGGTAGCCGGTCGCGCGCTCGCGCAGCACCAGGTCGGCCCGTCCCTTGAGGTCGGCGTCGCCGATGCCGGTCACCAGGTCGTAGCGGCCCAGGTCGAGGTCGATGCGGCGCGGGTCGGTGAGGCCGCCGGGGCCGTTGCCCGGGTAGGCCACGAGCCCGTCACCCTGGCGGAACATGCTGTCCGGGGCGCCGTCACCGTCCCAGAGACCGACGCCGACCTGGCGGGTGGCGCCGATCGCGCTGTGCGCCACGTAGCCGGGTCCGAGCAGGCCCGCGCCCTGTCCGGGGTAGATCCGCATCGATCCGCCGGCGGGCTGGCCCATCAGGTCCGGCCTGCCGTCGCCCGTCACGTCGCCGACGGCCTCGAGGAGCCGGACGTCGCCGAGGCCGCGGGCCAGGAGGACCGCCTTGCCGAAGCCGCCGGCACCGTCGCCCGGGCGCATCTTGAGCTTGCCGTTCTTGCGCTTGCGCAGCACGAGGTCGCCGTGGCCGTCGCCGTCCCAGTCGCCGGCGTTGACGAGCAGGTCGACGGCCCGGATCCGGACCCCGGAGTCGATGGGCGCCCGGGTCTCGACCTTGCCGGTCCCGGCCAGGCGCATCAGCTGGTCGCCCTTGAGGAAGACCAGGTCCGGGACCCCGTCGCCGGTCACGTCCGCGCCCGCGGTGAGCCCGGCGCGGCCCTTGAGCCGCTTGATGGGGCCCAGGGGGTGCCCGACGGTGCCGTCGCCGCGGCCGGGCAGCACGAACCCGTGCCCGCCCGCACGCCGTACGAAGAGGTCGGCGTGACCGTCGCCGTTCCAGTCGCCGAGGCCGCTCAGGACGTCCCAGCCCTTCCCGTTGCCGGC
This Nocardioides dokdonensis FR1436 DNA region includes the following protein-coding sequences:
- a CDS encoding WhiB family transcriptional regulator; this translates as MRELFLLESDATEAGWQDRALCAQTDPEAFFPEKGGSTREAKRVCLTCEVRDECLESALMNDERFGIWGGLSERERRKLKKRAV
- the cofD gene encoding 2-phospho-L-lactate transferase, which gives rise to MRALTVLSGGIGGARFLQGLLHALDTGRLPGVEPDAVITVVTNTADDLWVHGLKVCPDLDTVMYTLGDGIDPGRGWGRRDETWSVREELAAYGVEPTWFGLGDRDVATHLVRTQMLEAGYPLSEVTTALCRRWLTPTYGERVRLLPMTDDRVETHVAVADPDAPSGKRVVHFQEYWIRLAAAVPAETVVSVGLDEAAPAPGVLEAISGADLVIVPPSNPVVSVGTILGVPGVRDALAATAAPVVGLSPIVGGQHVRGMAQQLLTSIGVEVSAAGVGLHYGARSRGGVLDGWLVDSVDADAVPALEAAGLRAAAAPLMMTSADATAAMAAAALDLVTG
- the cofE gene encoding coenzyme F420-0:L-glutamate ligase, encoding MTLTVHAPDGVPEVVEGTDLAAVLVGLVDLVDGDVVVVTSKVVSKSEGRVRAGDRDGALAAETARVVARRGPTTIVRTHHGLTMAAAGIDASNVALGSIVLLPLDPDASARRLRERLHALTGRVVGVVVTDTAGRAWREGQTDIAIGAAGLTVAESFAGRVDAHGNELAVTAPAVADEIAGAAELAQGKLGGRPFAVLRGRADLVLPADEPGPGATALVRAEGGDLFGYGAREAVVRALRGAARDQAPFGAPVPPEELLAAVAAATCDRATGSVEEGVLVVRAAPDDAARVRPLLDPLAFAHGWVCTPVEPGSAVVARMRPSTP
- a CDS encoding DUF3105 domain-containing protein — its product is MAKPAKSDRQAKIDAIRKQQKGADKRRGYTIVAVSGVIAAALIAVPVYGIVSDRMATSKYSSLDLSEIGAAADVCGEITTEPAADSGNHVPQEQQVTYDTAPPAFGPHWNVAGVAPVSGAREFYTADDRPELEALVHNLEHGFTVLWYDETIAEDDDAVAELRGIAGKFSDDSNRRLAFIAAPWTSDDGEAFPEGQHVAMTHWSAGGAGETDTAKQVGAFQYCSEASGAALQDFMDQYPQQDSPEPNTLL
- a CDS encoding mannose-1-phosphate guanylyltransferase, with amino-acid sequence MTSPAPIDSFWAVVPAGGAGTRLWPLSRASAPKFLHDLRGSGRTLIQETYDRLAPLAPGRMVVVTGAAHQEAVARQLDQLPPEAILAEPSARDSMAAIGLAAALVERADPDAVMGSFAADHVILDDEGFTAAVRTAVEVARDGWLVTLGVEPTFASSAFGYIRSGDRLEDHAGAWRVAEFVEKPSVEVAEGYLAAGGYRWNAGMFVARPGVLLDLLAETDPAFAAALRELAADGSRLDEVWPQLPRIAVDHAVAEPAATAGRVAVVPASFDWEDVGDFDSLAGLLAREGESVTVLGDADVRVVDASGLVVAGGRTIAVVGLDDVVVVDTPDALLVTTRARAQDVKAVVAALKESGRGDLT
- a CDS encoding TIGR03089 family protein; translated protein: MTTFADLLRRELSRDPGRPLVTFYDHESGERTELSVTTYANWVAKAASLLVEEHDLERGDTLCLDLPAHWLGPVVLGAAWSVGLVVVGPDGASGADVVVCGPATVEAHAGRAEEIPVLACSLLPMGVRFRDPLPGGVHDVGVEIWGQPDAFTAWDPPTAEDVALRAPGGPRTHAALWSAAAAGTLVSDGGRLLSAANPASPPDVATFAEPLARGGSLVLVAHPDRTLLESTAVDERVTDRDQSTRS